TCCCCACCCTCTTTCGATTCGATATGGTAATACATCGATTTTAACATAATGTACGGAAATACTAGCAAGATTATTTAAGTTTCTCGAGAAAATTTATGGTATAAATTTCAAAATAGAATATTTCCACTATTTTTAAATTAAATTCTAATGATTTTATAAACTAATCATAAAATTACACATAAAAAAAGAGATGCCTATGCACCTCTAAGTAAATATATGTAATTATTGAAATGCTTTTCTCTAGTGTGCAATTGCTTCTTGATGGCTATCTTCTTCGAAAGAAACTTGTACGTTATCAGTTAAAACATCAGTGTATGTATAAGACACACGCTCAAAGTTATGTTTGTCTTGATCAAGTTCGACAATAAATACAGACGGATATGTTTCTTTTAACACACCGCAACGTTCAATTGTTTTCTTGCGACCGCCATTTGCTTTGAGTACTATACGGTTTCCTAAATGACAATCAAGTGAATTTTTGATGTCTCCAATAGATTTTGGCATATTGCTCCACCTCGCTACAACTTGTATAATAACACATTTCGCGCGATTTTGTCAAATAAACGATTAATTTTAGCAAGGTAAAGCAAGAATGTCAATAGATTAAAATTGTAATTCGGGAAATTTTTCTAAATTGTTGTAAAGGGTCGCAAACTCCTCTATTGCAAGCGTTTCACCACGTCTAGTAGGATCTATATCCGAACTTTTTAGCCATTCACCAATTTTAGCCTTCAGCTTTTTACCATCAGTAAATAACGATTGATAATTATTATTTATTGTTTTTCTTCGTTGACCGAAAGCACCTTTCGTTAGACGGAAAAACTTCTCTTCATCGTCTACGTTGACGAGAGGTTCAGAACGTTGCATTAATTTAACAACAATTGAATCTACATTAGGTGGAGGTAAAAACACAGATTTAGGCACTGTAAGCACTGTACTCGTTTCTGTATAATATTGCGCTACTATAGATAAAGATCCATAAGCTTTTGTACCGACTTGTGCATTTAATCTCTCGCCAACTTCTTTTTGCATCATTACCACATAACCATCTATTGGTAGCGATTGTTGCATTAAGTTTAAAAGTATTGGTGTCGTTATATAATAAGGTAAATTTGCCACGACCATAATTCGTTTACAGTGTGATAAATGTTGGTCAACATAATGTGCCACGTCAGCTTTTAATATATCTTCGTTAATTACAGTTACGTTATCATATGGCGCTAGCGTGTCATTGAGCACCGGTATGAGTCGTTGGTCTATTTCAAAAGCAACTACTTTTTTGGCATTTTTAGCAAGTTGTTCAGTCAATGACCCCATACCAGGTCCGATTTCAATTATTCCCGTTTCATCATCAATCTGACTCGCATCGATAATATTATTAATGATATTCACATCAATTAGGAAATTTTGACCTAAACTCTTTTTAAAATCAAAACCATATTGCGCCAATAAAGCCTTTGCTCGAGATGGTGTAGCAATATCTTTAGTTTCCACTACTTTTCACTTCCATTCTTGTCTAATAGCGCTTCACGTACATCTTCTTCCGTATAGCCAAACGCATTTAATTTTTTTACTAATTGTTTCCCGTTAGAATGACCAATATTTAATTTTTGGCTTAGTATGGCACGCTTTCTACGTGCATCGTTACCGACGATCAACCCTAAATCTATTAATACATCCTTACTTATTGATTCATTTCCCTCTTCAAATGGCGTGCTAACATTAATCAATGCATCTTTGATATCTTCTACAGCTGCGTGTTCTACTCCAATTTTGCCACGTTTATTTCGTGCTTTAGCTCTATCTATATAAGCATGTTTAACACCCGGAATATAATCACGTATCGTATTTCGTATTTTATCACCCGGGAAATCAGGATCAGTTAAAACAATTACGCCTCTTGTTTCATAGGCTTGTTTTATCACTTCAAGCGTTGATTGATTAATTGCACTGCCATTAGTTTCAATCGTGTCGCATTCGACAGCAGATTTAACACGTTCTGTATCGTCACGACCTTCAACTACAATAAATTCATTTATTTTCATTTATTGTTTCACCTTCTCAATATATTCATTCCTATAAAAAACGAGAAAGATATCGGCTTAACATTTATGGATATTGTGATACTTTCAATTCCAAATATTAGACCAATATCTTTCTCTTTTAACTTTATAATTTAAATAAAGTTTCAGCATTCTTAGTAGTTTGTTCACACACTTCTTCATAGCTTACACCACGTAATTCTGCAATTTGTTCAGCAACAAGTGTGACACGTGCTGGTTCGTTACGTTTACCTCTATATGGGTGCGGTGATAAGAATGGTGCATCAGTTTCTACTAACAATCTATCGAATGGTACATGTTGTGCAACTTCTTTAGGTTGTTTAGCATTTTTAAATGTAACAGGTCCACCTAATGACACATAGAAATTTAATTTATTAATAATTTCATCTGCTATTTCTGGTGAAGCACTAAAACTATGCATAATACCACTAATTTCTTCAGCATGTTCTTCTTTTAAAATATCCACACAATCTTGAGTTGCCTCTCGATTATGAATAATTATTGGTAAATTAACGCGTTTAGCTAGCGCAATTTGTTTTCTAAACAATGCTTGTTGAACGTCTTTAGGCGACTTATCCCAATGATAGTCTAAACCTGTTTCACCAATACCAATAACTTTTGGATGTTTTGCTAGTTCTTCGATCCATTCTAATCGCTCTTCCGTGCAATCAATAGCATCGACTGGATGCCATCCAATAATGCCATAAATAAAGTCATATTGATCGATTAATTCCATTGTACGTTCAACTGTAGGCGTATCAAATCCTACAACAAACATACGATCGACACCATTTTCTCTAGCACGCTCGATGACCGCTTCTAAATCTTCGTCATACTGTTCTGCATTTAAATGTACATGCGTATCGATTAACATATTTAATCGCTCCCTTACTTTATTATTTAATTACTGCACCATTTGGAATAGCACTTGGCAAGCTTACTAATGTTAAGACGCCATCTTTTTCGGCTGATAAAATCATACCTTCAGATTTTTGACCCATTAATTTCGCTGGTTTCAAGTTAGTAACGACCGCTACTTTTTTACCAATTATATCTTCAGGATTGTAAAACTTGGCAATTCCTGAAACTATTTGGCGTTGCTCTGAATCTAGGTCGACTTGAATTTTTAATAATTTATCTGATTTAGGAACTTGCTCAGCATCAATTACTGTCGCTGCTTTAATCTCTACTTTATCGAAATCTTTAATATCGATTGTTTCTTTTGCAGGTACTTCTTCTTCAGCATTATCTTCTTTTGGTGGTTGCATAGATTCTTTGATGTATGCAATTTCAGCCTCACTATCAAGACGAGGGAAGATTGGCGTTGGTTTTTCAACTACTGTAATCGGTTCAGTTAATGCACCGTAAGACTCAACGCTAACAAGCTCATGTAATTCTGGATTATTAATATTTAGTTGTTCAAAGATTTGGTAAGGTGCATGTGTTAAGAATGGTCGTAAAATAACCGCTATGATACGGATATTTTCTACTAAGTGAGCCATTACATTACCTAACATATCTTTTTGACTCTCATCTTTAGCTAAAACCCATGGTGTTGTTTCGTCGATATATTTATTCGTACGACTAATAAATTTCCATACTGTAGATAAAGCAACAGAGAACTGTAGGTTTTCCATGTTTTCATGGTAAGTTTTAACAGTGTCCAATGCCATTTGTTCCATATCTTTGTCTAAATCGTTTTGAGCACCTTTATATGCTGGCAACTCACCATCAAAATATTTGTTAATCATCGATATAGTACGATTTACTAAGTTACCAAGGTCATTAGCTAAATCATAATTTGTACGTTCAACGAAGCCTTCAGGCGTAAATACACCATCAGCGCCAAAAGGTAACTCACGTAATAAATAATAACGTGTAGCATCTAAACCGTAACGGTCAATTAACACGTTAGGGTCGACTACGTTACCTTTTGATTTACTCATTTTACCGTCTTTCATTAAGATCCAACCATGCGCAAAGACTTTTTTAGGTAATGGAATATCAAGTGCCATTAATAAAATTGGCCAGATAATTGAGTGGAAACGGACAATTTCCTTGGCCATAATATGAATATCTGCCGGCCAATATTTTTGGAATAATGAATCATCATCCGACAAGTAACCTAATGAAGAAATATAGTTTACCAGTGCATCAATCCAAACGTATACAACGTGTTTAGGATTTGATTTAACACGAATACCCCAATCAAATGAAGTACGAGATACAGCTAAATCTTCTAAACCTGGTTTAATAAAGTTATTAATCATTTCATTTTTACGTGAAGGTGGTTGAATAAAATCAGGATTTTCATCGTAAAATTCTAATAGACGATCTGTGTATTTAGACAAGTTGAAGAAGTAACTTTCTTCTTTGACTAATTCTACATCATGACCTGAGTCTGGACTTTTACCGCCGACAATTTTGCCATTTTCATATACTGGATCTACTAGTTGTGTTTCAGTATAGTATGTTTCATCAGGTACTGAATACCAACCTTCATATTCACCTAGATAAATATCGCCTTGAGACAATAGACGTTCAAAGATTTGTTGTACGACTTCTTTGTGACGTTCTTCTGTAGTACGAATAAAGTCGTCATTAGAGATTTCTAGTTTTTTCCATAAAGCTTTGATACCAGAAATCATTTCATCTAAATAAGCTAACTCAGTTTTACCCGCTTTATGCGCTTTTTCTTGAATTTTTTGACCGTGTTCATCTGTCCCAGTTAAATATCTTACATCGTAACCTTGCATTCTTTTATAGCGTGCAATCACATCACCAGCAGTCGTTGTGTATGCGTGACCGATATGCAAGTTTCCACTCGGATAATATATTGGGGTAGTGATATAAAATGTATCTTTCACCATCATTGTTCCTCCTCGTTTCTTACACTATAAATATATCTAAAT
The Staphylococcus kloosii genome window above contains:
- the veg gene encoding biofilm formation stimulator Veg, translating into MPKSIGDIKNSLDCHLGNRIVLKANGGRKKTIERCGVLKETYPSVFIVELDQDKHNFERVSYTYTDVLTDNVQVSFEEDSHQEAIAH
- the rsmA gene encoding 16S rRNA (adenine(1518)-N(6)/adenine(1519)-N(6))-dimethyltransferase RsmA — protein: METKDIATPSRAKALLAQYGFDFKKSLGQNFLIDVNIINNIIDASQIDDETGIIEIGPGMGSLTEQLAKNAKKVVAFEIDQRLIPVLNDTLAPYDNVTVINEDILKADVAHYVDQHLSHCKRIMVVANLPYYITTPILLNLMQQSLPIDGYVVMMQKEVGERLNAQVGTKAYGSLSIVAQYYTETSTVLTVPKSVFLPPPNVDSIVVKLMQRSEPLVNVDDEEKFFRLTKGAFGQRRKTINNNYQSLFTDGKKLKAKIGEWLKSSDIDPTRRGETLAIEEFATLYNNLEKFPELQF
- a CDS encoding TatD family hydrolase: MLIDTHVHLNAEQYDEDLEAVIERARENGVDRMFVVGFDTPTVERTMELIDQYDFIYGIIGWHPVDAIDCTEERLEWIEELAKHPKVIGIGETGLDYHWDKSPKDVQQALFRKQIALAKRVNLPIIIHNREATQDCVDILKEEHAEEISGIMHSFSASPEIADEIINKLNFYVSLGGPVTFKNAKQPKEVAQHVPFDRLLVETDAPFLSPHPYRGKRNEPARVTLVAEQIAELRGVSYEEVCEQTTKNAETLFKL
- the rnmV gene encoding ribonuclease M5 → MKINEFIVVEGRDDTERVKSAVECDTIETNGSAINQSTLEVIKQAYETRGVIVLTDPDFPGDKIRNTIRDYIPGVKHAYIDRAKARNKRGKIGVEHAAVEDIKDALINVSTPFEEGNESISKDVLIDLGLIVGNDARRKRAILSQKLNIGHSNGKQLVKKLNAFGYTEEDVREALLDKNGSEK
- the metG gene encoding methionine--tRNA ligase, which translates into the protein MVKDTFYITTPIYYPSGNLHIGHAYTTTAGDVIARYKRMQGYDVRYLTGTDEHGQKIQEKAHKAGKTELAYLDEMISGIKALWKKLEISNDDFIRTTEERHKEVVQQIFERLLSQGDIYLGEYEGWYSVPDETYYTETQLVDPVYENGKIVGGKSPDSGHDVELVKEESYFFNLSKYTDRLLEFYDENPDFIQPPSRKNEMINNFIKPGLEDLAVSRTSFDWGIRVKSNPKHVVYVWIDALVNYISSLGYLSDDDSLFQKYWPADIHIMAKEIVRFHSIIWPILLMALDIPLPKKVFAHGWILMKDGKMSKSKGNVVDPNVLIDRYGLDATRYYLLRELPFGADGVFTPEGFVERTNYDLANDLGNLVNRTISMINKYFDGELPAYKGAQNDLDKDMEQMALDTVKTYHENMENLQFSVALSTVWKFISRTNKYIDETTPWVLAKDESQKDMLGNVMAHLVENIRIIAVILRPFLTHAPYQIFEQLNINNPELHELVSVESYGALTEPITVVEKPTPIFPRLDSEAEIAYIKESMQPPKEDNAEEEVPAKETIDIKDFDKVEIKAATVIDAEQVPKSDKLLKIQVDLDSEQRQIVSGIAKFYNPEDIIGKKVAVVTNLKPAKLMGQKSEGMILSAEKDGVLTLVSLPSAIPNGAVIK